From Anomalospiza imberbis isolate Cuckoo-Finch-1a 21T00152 chromosome 6, ASM3175350v1, whole genome shotgun sequence, one genomic window encodes:
- the TBPL2 gene encoding TATA box-binding protein-like 2 isoform X2, translating to MEGESPLERYLESCSGQDDFSTSPHLFTPMSPYDLELPIQASSQLSQSKELHTDFSSVDLSFLPDVTQDNKAQNLSEDDHETQKELDGSLPSQEDSGVFMDESSLSHPGAAQPSPEAPDVCPPLTPMTPITPATSASESSGIVPQLQNIVSTVNLACKLDLKNIALHARNAEYNPKRFAAVIMRIREPRTTALIFSSGKMVCTGAKSYEPELFPGLVYRMVKPRIVLLIFVSGKVVLTGAKDRSEIYEAFENIYPILRGFRKPS from the exons ATGGAAGGCGAATCGCCGCTGGAGCGGTACCTGGAGAGCTGCAGCGGGCAG gaTGACTTCTCTACTAGTCCTCATCTGTTCACTCCTATGAGCCCTTATGATTTAGAACTTCCAATTCAAGCATCTTCCCAGTTAAGTCAGTCCAAGGAGCTCCATACAGACTTCTCCTCTGTGGACCTCAGCTTTCTCCCTGATGTCACCCAAGATAACAAAGCACAAAACCTCTCTGAGGATGATCATGAAACGCAGAAAGAGCTTGATGGGTCGCTACCAAGTCAGGAGGACAGTGGTGTTTTCATGGATGAAAGCAGCTTGTCACATCCAGGGGCAGCTCAGCCATCTCCTGAAGCACCTGACGTGTGTCCTCCCCTGACTCCGATGACTCCGATCACCCCGGCAACATCTGCTTCAGAAAGTTCTGGAATAGTCCCCCAGCTACA GAATATCGTGTCAACTGTAAACCTGGCTTGTAAACTGGACCTGAAGAACATAGCTCTGCATGCCAGAAATGCAGAGTATAACCCAAAG AGGTTTGCTGCTGTGATCATGAGAATCAGGGAACCACGAACAACAGCCCTCAtcttcagttcaggaaaaaTGGTCTGCACAGGAgcaaaaag CTATGAACCTGAACTATTCCCTGGCCTGGTTTATAGGATGGTCAAACCAAGGATAGTGCTGCTTATCTTTGTGTCTGGAAAAGTGGTACTGACTG GAGCAAAAGATCGTTCTGAAATCTATGAGGCATTTGAGAACATCTACCCCATTTTAAGAGGTTTCAGGAAACCATCGTGA
- the TBPL2 gene encoding TATA box-binding protein-like 2 isoform X1, with translation MEGESPLERYLESCSGQDDFSTSPHLFTPMSPYDLELPIQASSQLSQSKELHTDFSSVDLSFLPDVTQDNKAQNLSEDDHETQKELDGSLPSQEDSGVFMDESSLSHPGAAQPSPEAPDVCPPLTPMTPITPATSASESSGIVPQLQNIVSTVNLACKLDLKNIALHARNAEYNPKRFAAVIMRIREPRTTALIFSSGKMVCTGAKSEEQSRLAARKYARVVQKLGFPAKFLDFKIQNMVGSCDVRFPIRLEGLVLTHQQFSSYEPELFPGLVYRMVKPRIVLLIFVSGKVVLTGAKDRSEIYEAFENIYPILRGFRKPS, from the exons ATGGAAGGCGAATCGCCGCTGGAGCGGTACCTGGAGAGCTGCAGCGGGCAG gaTGACTTCTCTACTAGTCCTCATCTGTTCACTCCTATGAGCCCTTATGATTTAGAACTTCCAATTCAAGCATCTTCCCAGTTAAGTCAGTCCAAGGAGCTCCATACAGACTTCTCCTCTGTGGACCTCAGCTTTCTCCCTGATGTCACCCAAGATAACAAAGCACAAAACCTCTCTGAGGATGATCATGAAACGCAGAAAGAGCTTGATGGGTCGCTACCAAGTCAGGAGGACAGTGGTGTTTTCATGGATGAAAGCAGCTTGTCACATCCAGGGGCAGCTCAGCCATCTCCTGAAGCACCTGACGTGTGTCCTCCCCTGACTCCGATGACTCCGATCACCCCGGCAACATCTGCTTCAGAAAGTTCTGGAATAGTCCCCCAGCTACA GAATATCGTGTCAACTGTAAACCTGGCTTGTAAACTGGACCTGAAGAACATAGCTCTGCATGCCAGAAATGCAGAGTATAACCCAAAG AGGTTTGCTGCTGTGATCATGAGAATCAGGGAACCACGAACAACAGCCCTCAtcttcagttcaggaaaaaTGGTCTGCACAGGAgcaaaaag TGAAGAGCAGTCAAGGCTGGCAGCCAGGAAATACGCACGGGTGGTGCAGAAGCTTGGCTTCCCTGCCAAGTTCTTGGACTTCAAGATCCAGAATATGGTGGGGAGCTGTGACGTGAGGTTCCCCATCCGGCTGGAAGGCTTGGTTCTCACCCACCAGCAGTTCAGCAG CTATGAACCTGAACTATTCCCTGGCCTGGTTTATAGGATGGTCAAACCAAGGATAGTGCTGCTTATCTTTGTGTCTGGAAAAGTGGTACTGACTG GAGCAAAAGATCGTTCTGAAATCTATGAGGCATTTGAGAACATCTACCCCATTTTAAGAGGTTTCAGGAAACCATCGTGA